One window of Fusarium oxysporum f. sp. lycopersici 4287 supercont2.40 genomic scaffold, whole genome shotgun sequence genomic DNA carries:
- a CDS encoding uncharacterized protein (At least one base has a quality score < 10) produces the protein MHRANYTTVILDLGGVLINYSSKNTVGLTSTQIKSALDSPYWYEYEKGKVSKQKAYEQVSQAFNIDLETWIEALEQMKDGMQPNRALISAIKYLKTGYPQVRIYCLSNIPGPELTLLKDEIESWGIIDYVVASSDLQQRKPEMCAYSAFLEKLQESAPNCILIDDKVGNVVNAQCLGFKGIVFSNTDELIRVLRNLLGDPVARAKTYLKQNAKNLFCTMNTGNLQPDNFSQLLILYHTGDRDLIVLKNEGDTWNYFHGSPTYDGTTYPDDPDTTCLAMTMLDDVSIEQKLKARDVILSYVNKDGLPEGPSAILSLRLRQCLSLLHNQRLD, from the exons ATGCATCGTGCTAATTATACAACGGTCATCCTTGACTTGGGCGGCGTGTTAATCAACTACAGCTCTAAGAACACAGTCGGCTTGACCTCAACCCAAATTAAGAGTGCTCTCGACTCGCCATACTGGTATGAGTATGAGAAAGGCAAGGTCTCCAAGCAAAAGGCCTATGAGCAAGTCTCTCAGGCCTTCAACATTGATTTGGAGACTTGGATCGAGGCCCTGGAACAGATGAAAGACGGAATGCAACCTAACAGAGCACTGATATCAGCCATCAAGTATTTGAAGACAGGCTATCCACAAGTCAGAATCTATTGTCTGTCAAATATCCCAGGACCAGAACTTactcttctcaaagatgaGATCGAGAGCTGGGGTATTATTGACTACGTCGTCGCCTCTTCCGATCTACAACAGAGAAAGCCAGAAATGTGTGCCTATAGCGCATTTCTAGAGAAGCTACAAGAATCGGCACCAAATTGCATTTTGATAGACGACAAAGTCGGCAACGTTGTCAATGCGCAATGCTTAGGATTCAAAGGCATCGTTTTCAGCAATACAGATGAGCTCATCAGAGTTCTCCGCAATCTATTAGGCGATCCTGTTGCTCGCGCAAAGACTTACTTGAAGCAGAACGCAAAGAATCTTTTCTGCACCATGAATACAGGCAACCTTCAGCCGGACAACTTCTCTCAGCTGCTCATCTTGTATCATACAGGAGATCG AGACCTTATCGTGCTGAAGAACGAGGGCGATACTTGGAATTACTTTCATGGCAGTCCTACGTATGATGGTACAACATACCCGGACGATCCCGACACGACATGTTTAGCAATGACTATGCTAGATGATGTGTCGATTGAACAAAAGCTCAAAGCAAGGGATGTGATATTATCATACGTCAACAAGGACGGTCTCCCAGAG GGACCGTCCGCGATTCTGTCACTGCGTCTGCGCCAATGTCTTTCGCTTCTTCACAATCAACGATTGGACTGA